The genomic segment GCCGCTTCGGCGCCAGCCTGCGGGTAAGGCCTTCTCCccgtgcctgctgctggggtccccagccATTCGGGGCTCCCTGGCCACTCCTCCTAAGGACACTCTGTCCCACAGGGTGACAAGGGGGAGGCAGGTCCCAAGGGCGAGAAGGGCGAGCCGGGCAGCACCGCACTGTATGGCCCCAGTGCCATGGGGCCACCAGGGCCCCAGGGCTACCCGGGCCTGCCGGTGAGTACCCCACATCCTGCCGGTGAGTGCCCCATGGCACAGGGAGCAGCGAGGCTCTGGGTACTGCGCTGCGGGGGCGGCACCCCCGGCTGCTTTGCTTCAGGGATGCTCTCTCGCACCACCTAGGGTCCCAAGGGGGACAGCATCGTTGGGCCACCGGGGCCTCCCGGACCGCAGGGACCCCCCGGCATCGGATACGAGGGGCGGCAGGGCCCTCCTggccctcccggcccccccgggccaCCCTCCTTCCCAGGCCCCCACAGACCAGGTGAGTGCCTTCCCCGCGCCCCTGCCCACGGcccaggctggggcagcccaTCCCCATCTCACCTCTCTTCCCCCCAGCTATCAGCATCCCTGGCCCCCCCGGACCGCCGgggccccccggacccccgggCACCAGCGGGACGTCCCTGGGGGTGAGTGGGGGCTCTGGTTGGGGCGGGTGGCACCACGCAGGGGCTGGCCATCCGAGCCATCTGAGCGCCCGGCGCGCTGTGCCCGCAGCTGCGTGCCCTGCCCACGTACCAGGCTATGCTGAGCGCCGCGCACGAGCTGCCCGAGGGGGGGCTCGTCTTCCTGGCCGACCGGCAGGAGCTCTACGTCCGCCTGCGCGGGGGCTTCCGCAGGGTCCTGGTGAGTCGGGGGACGGGTGGCACCGTGCTCGGGGGGATGCTTGGGCGCTTGCGTGGCGGCTGTGCGCTCATGTGCCGTGTCCttgcagctggaggagcacaCCCTGGTCCCCAGCTCGGCACTGGTGAgtcccccatccctgtccccgcCACATCCCCcgtgctggggtctgggggcagcacagcccctgaatgctccctccctccctccctccttccatccCACCCCAGGACAATGAGGTGTACGACAAGCCGCCCAGCGTCCACTATGGGGGGTCCCAAcaccccctccagccccgcggGCCCCTGCACCCGCTGCGCAACCACAGCCCCCCGCCCACCGCCCGGTCGTGGCGCGGGGACGAAGTGTTGGCCAACCAGCACCGCCTGCCCCAGCcgcccctgctgcagcagcacgagCTCCTCAACAGCTACTACGTCCAGCGCCAGCCGGATCCGGCCCCCGTGGCCGCCCACGTGCACCAGGATTTCCAGCCTGCTGTGAGTGCTGCCGGTCCCACGCCCCGGGCTGGGAGGTGATGGGACTGGACGTGGTGTCCCTCACGCCTGCTTGTCCCCTTTGCAGCTGCACCTGGTGGCCCTGAACGCGCCGCTGAGCGGCGGCATGCGCGGCATCCGGGGCGCCGACTTCCAGTGCTTCCAGCAAGCCCGGCAGGTCGGGCTGGCCGGCACCTTCCGCGCCTTCCTCTCCTCCCGCCTGCAGGACCTGTACAGCATCGTGCGCAGGGCCGACCGTGCCACCGTGCCCATCGTTAACCTCCGGGTACAGCCCCGACCCCTTCCCGAAGCCCCTCGCCACATCCCCTGTGGAGGGGCTTTGGAGGTCCCGGGATGGGCTGACCCCCATTTCTGCCCCCCAGGACGAGGTGCTCTTCAGTAACTGGGAGGCTCTCTTCACCGGCAGCGAGGCCCCGCTGCGGGCTGATGCCCGCATCCTCTCCTTCGATGGCCGGGACGTCCTGCGGGATTCGGCGTGGTGAGTGCAGGGATGGGGCTCCTGACAGGGCGCGGGATGTGGCCATgacctgctgcaggcaggcaggcagggaggcagaggggacgGGTTCGGAGCAGGCACCGGGTACCGCATGCTGCATCCCACTGCGGCCATCTCCACGGGGACCGGCTGGGGTCCCGGCTCTGAGGCTCGGGACCAGCTCCTGCTGCGGCAGCCTCACCCCCCTCTGCCTTCCAGGCCGCAGAAGAGCGTCTGGCATGGCTCGGACGCCAAGGGCCGGCGCCTGCCCGAGAGCTACTGCGAGGCGTGGCGGACGGAGGAGCGCAGCACCAGCGGGCAGGCCTCCTCGCTGAGCTCGGGCAAGCTCCTGGAGCAGGcggccagcagctgccagcacgcCTTCATCGTCCTCTGCATCGAGAACAGCTTCATGACCGCTGCCAAAAAATGACCCCGCTCGCCGAGCGCTGCACGCCTCCCCGGGGAGGGTCTGCTCCCCGCCACGCTCCTGCCTTCGCCCCACTGGGTTTCTTCTCCCCCCAGACCTAAAGCCAAAGAGTATCGCCATCGCCGCTGCCCCGGCCCGGCAGGCGCTCGCCTCCACCCCTGCTGATCAGGGCAGCCGTGGGCtggctgccttcctcctcttcctcctctcgtACACCACTTCTCTTCTAACCCCTTGTGTTTAACCACTGCAGCTGTATCCTTGTGTCAACCGCCCACTGCTCCTCCCTGCTCAGATGCTCTTTTCGGGGAGGCTGGGTGGGGAGGATACGCTGCAGGGAGGTTTCGGAGATGCCATGCTGTGTGCCTTGCTGGGAAgcctggggcgggggggctgagccccccagccccacaccgtCCTCACCAGGAGCTGCATTGCCGGAGCTGTGGCATCTCCTGCCAGCCCAAGGAGGACCCCAGACGTCCCCTCCCCAGGTGAGGGGCTGTCCCCTGGCAGTGGTGCGGCTCCCCAGCGGCTCTTCTTCTGCAGTCTCCGTCCTCCCCTGGTAAGGTCCTTCCCAGGCAGCCCTGCGCCTCATCATCCTCACCTCTATCGCCCATTCCTCACCGGGCACGAGGTGAACCCTGGGGGTCTGGTCCCCAGTATCTATCCCAAAGCTCCCCTCCGGGCCCCCTCCCTTACtgccacccctgcacagggccAGGGTCCCATCCCCTCCGTGCGCCCTTGGGACCCCTGGCTGTGCCCGTGCCCCTGCCCTGGGTGCCTCCGGCTTTCGGCACAGGTCAGCAGGGACCGGGGGGTGCACGGGGCaatggggcagccccccagctggggcaggagcggggCAGCCCGGCGTGCCCTTGGCATGTGTTTACATGCgtttgcgtgtgtgtgcgtgttgaCCACATGTGGTACCGAGGCCAAACACCGCGATCACCCGCCAGGCCACCGGTGTTGCACCCGGGGTGGCTGAGGCGGAGCAAAGCCAGTTTGCATTGGTGTGGGCAAATCCAaggtgctaaaaaaaaaaaaagaaagaaaggaaaaaaaaagataaatctgtaactagctttttattattgtatGGAAATTATTACCATAAAAGCTGTGCGAGTCACACGGCCTCTATTTCTTACAGTCTACTGTATTTTGTGTAATTAATGCAATTTAAAGCCTGTGGATCTTTATATTTTTGTCCGTTGTGTCCCATAAACCATTTTCTAAAGGCACTGAATAAAGAAACGTTATCCTCTTGTagcctggctccacacagctctgcaggacGATGGGGAGCCGGTGGCCGGGACCCCCTGGACCCCCACCACTCCCCTCGCGTGGTACCTGGTGGTGCTGCCGTGGGCACCCTGCCTCTGCTCTGGTCGTGTTTGGGGCCGTGTCAGCCTCAAAAAGGGGTGGGAAGAGCAAGCCTCGGGGCTGGTTGCTGGCTCTGAGCCACACCAGCATCCTCCTCTGCACCCAGTTcagggcaggagcacagcccccggccccaaggagcagctggggcagaaGGTGGGTCCCTGCATCCTCAGGACCACCAGCGCGGTGGGAGGCAAAGCACACGCTGGTGGTGGTGACACACATTTACTGAGCCACGACCCGCCGCCACGGCCAGGCGCCATGCCAAGGGAGCCCGtccatccgtctgtccatccatctCTCCGTCTGTCCTGCCCGGCTGGGTGCTGACACTCAGGCTTCCGTGGCGTCTGCCTCTGGGCTCTTCTCCTGCACCGGAGCTGTGGCGGGGACCGGCTCCGGTGGCTGCGCGCGGCGGCTGTGCTGGACGCCCACACCGATGGCCACTATCAGGtaggctgctgccagcagcgtGAAGTAGCCGAAGTACACGTAGAACTGCAAGAGAGCGGTGCCTGCAGCGAGCCCCGCGCCTCCTGCACCCCTCCTCCCGTGCCATGGGACCCCTGCCCTCCTCGGTGCCCTACCTGGGGATGCACGGAGAGGCCCAGGCCCCTCTTGTCGGCCACGATGATGGTGATGATGGTCTTCAGCACAGTGCCAAAGAAGGTGTTGACCCCAAAGACGAGCGCGCAGAGCTCTTTGGAAAGGGAGGTAGCAATCTGGAAACTGGGAGATGGGGAGGGCGGTGAGCACTGGCCCAGCCACCAGTGGGGGATGGCAGCAATAACCggcccccccacacaccccaaaaccctcccaGGAGGGGTCAGGGTACCACGCACATGGCGATGGGCACCAGGAACTGGTAGGAGCCGCGGAAGAGGACGTAGGCAGCGTAGCACAGCCAGATGTTGCTGGTGGTGTTCATGAGCATCAGCAGCCCCGCCTGGACGGCCGTCACCAACCCGATCACCAGCGCCGACCACAGCGCCCAGCGGATCTTTATGTGGCCGGCCACAAAGGAGGCGATGGCCcctgggggatggggggggggggaacacacGCACAGGGGACACCGTGAACTCCCACCCCCACAGGATGCTGCTCCTGCATCATGCCCTCAAGCCTACCGCTGCCACCTCCCCGATACTGCACTGCGTAACGCAGTGTTACGACCGCCCTCCCCAGGGCATGCAGCAGGATGGGGGTGCTCccaccccacgtcccccccggccccaagaGGACAGCGTACCCAGCAGCGTGGAGGCGGCGTCCACCCCGCCGTTGTACACCCGGCGGTTGTCCCTGGCCGGGTAGATCTCGTTCCAGAGGATCTGCACGTAGTACAGCACCAGGTAGTAGCCGGCCGAGTTGAAGACCCACCAGCAGGaccagagctggagctgggacTGCTTGGCCAGGGCGCACACCTCCCGCAGCATGCGGCACAGCACCATCTCCCgccagccccccgccgccccgccagCGTCCCCCCCGGCCATCTTGTCCAGCTCGGTGGGCGCAGCCCCGTCGCAGGCCGCCTCGGGCCGGTTGAAGAAGAGGCTGCGCTTGGGCCGCTCCAGGAAGAGGGTGAGGAGGAGGCCGAAGGTGACGAAGCCCAGGGAGACATAGTTGAGGGTGAG from the Anser cygnoides isolate HZ-2024a breed goose chromosome 6, Taihu_goose_T2T_genome, whole genome shotgun sequence genome contains:
- the SLC19A1 gene encoding reduced folate transporter, which translates into the protein MTVPGRELPSHRSAAQATAAMPKQDDGKKLPSETAPDQRWKLQVFYLCFYGFMTQIRPGESFITPYLLGPNKNFTQEEVTNVITPVLSYSYMAVLVPIFLLTDYLRYKPVLVLQSLSHISIWLLLVLGTSVLAMQLMEFFYGVTMAARIAYSSYIFSLVAPSRYQRMASYSRSAVLLGVFTSSVLGQLCVTLGGVPFLTLNYVSLGFVTFGLLLTLFLERPKRSLFFNRPEAACDGAAPTELDKMAGGDAGGAAGGWREMVLCRMLREVCALAKQSQLQLWSCWWVFNSAGYYLVLYYVQILWNEIYPARDNRRVYNGGVDAASTLLGAIASFVAGHIKIRWALWSALVIGLVTAVQAGLLMLMNTTSNIWLCYAAYVLFRGSYQFLVPIAIFQIATSLSKELCALVFGVNTFFGTVLKTIITIIVADKRGLGLSVHPQFYVYFGYFTLLAAAYLIVAIGVGVQHSRRAQPPEPVPATAPVQEKSPEADATEA